From the Streptomyces sp. SN-593 genome, the window TGGCCGCACATGAGCGTCTTCGAGAACGTCGCCTTCCCGCTGCGCACCCGCGGTGAGCGCACCGCCGCCATCCGGCCCCGCGTCGAGGAGATGCTCGAACTGGTCGGGCTGGAGGGCATGGGCCGGCGCCAGCCCAGCCAGCTCAGCGGCGGCCAGCAGCAGCGCGTCGCCCTCGCCCGCGCCCTGGTCTACCGCCCCGGGCTGCTGCTGCTCGACGAGCCGCTCAGCAACCTCGACGCGGCCCGGCGCGACGCCGTACGCCGGGACATCGGCCGGCTGCAACGGGAGCTGGCCATCACCGCCGTCTACGTCACCCACGACCAGGACGAGGCGATGACGCTCTCCGACCGCATCCTGGTGATGCGGGACGGCGCCATCGTCCAGAACGGGACGCCGGCCGAACTCCTCGCCGCGCCCCGGTCCCTGTTCGTCGCCGGCCTGCTCGGCCAGATCAACGTCCTCACCGGCGTGCTGGCCACCGAGCGGACCCGGACCGGACCGAACGGCACCGAACGCGTCGGCGGGGTGGACATCGCCCTGGCCGACGGCACGACCCGCCTGTCGGCCCGCCTCGTCGGGCCGGCCGCGGTCGGCGAGAACGTGTCGGTCGTGTGGCGCCCCGGCGACATCACGATCGACACCGCCGCGGACGACCCGTCGGCGCCGGACCGCGTGAACGCGCTGCCCGGCACCGTCACCGCCGTCCGCGTCGGCAGCTCGGTCACCGAGTACGACATCGACGCCGGGATCACCACCCTGCGGGCCCTCGGCTTGGGACGCGCGACCGCGTCCGTCGGCTCCCGCGTCCACGTGTCCTGTCCGGTGGACAGGTCCATATCCCTCACCCACTGAAGTCTGGAGACCCCTTCATGCCCTTCGACACGATCGTGCGATCCGCGAGCACCTTCGGCCCGATGCAGACCGACTGGGAGACGCGCATCGACATGGACCGGCTGCGCACCGAGCGGCTGGCGAAGACCCGCGCGGCGATGGCGGCCGCCGACGTCGACTTCCTGATCGAACTGCGCGCCGAGAACGCCCGCTACAGCACCGGCATCAAGCGGCTGTACTGGCCGACCATCCAGTTGGGCGGCGGCCCGCTGGCCGTCCTGGCCGCCGAGGGCGACTCGGCGATCTGGATCATCGACCCGGACTACGCGGCCAAGAACATCCCCTGGGTGCCGGACGACCGGTTCCACACCCCGTACCAGATGGACATGACCCAGGACGTCAACTCCTTCGTCGACGACCTGTACCACTACTTCGGCTCGAAGATCGAGACCGCCCGCATCGCGGTGGACATCTGGTCGCCGTCCATGTTCGACGTGCTGACCAGGCGGCTGCCCAACGCCACCTTCGTCAACGGCCAGGAGCTGATGATCGGCGCCCGCCAGATCAAGACCGCCGACGAGATCAAGGCCCTGAAGATCGCCTACGCCATCTCCGAGGCCGGCATGCAGGCCGCGGTCAACATCCTCAAGCCCGGCGTGCGCGAGTGCGAACTGGTCGGCGAGTGCTTCCGCGCCATGTGGGACCTGGGCACCGAGACCACCCAGTGCTCGGAGGTCGTCAACTCCGGGCCGGGCGCGCACCCCTACCGCCGCTTCCACAGCGACCGGATCGTGCAGCACGGCGACCTGGTCAACATGGACTTCGGCGGCTGCTTCTCCGGCTACTTCGGCGACTTCTGCCGCGCCTTCGTCTGCGGCGACAAGCCCACCCCCGCCCAGGTGGACCTGCTCAAGCGGGCCCACGAGTTGCAGTACGAGCAGCTCAACGCGCTCGGCCCCGGCGTCAGCCCGGCCGACATCTGCGCCAAGCTCGGCCGCAGGACCCTCGGTCACGGCATCGGCATCTCCGCCTTCGAGGGCCCGCACCTGCGCGCCCAGGACGACTACGAGCTCAAGCCCGGCATGACCTTCTCCGTCACCAGCCCGCCCATCGGCGAGGAGGGTGTCGGCGGCGTCCACCTGGAGGACGAGATCGTCATCACCGAGACCGGCATCGACCTGTACTCGACCTACCCCTACACGCTGGGCTGACCTTGTCCGGCAACCGTACGCCGGCCGCCGGCTGGCTCGTCGTGGGCGTCGGCCGCCACGTGGACCGCTACGGTCTGCCGGCGCTCGCCCGCGCCCGCGGCGCCGCGGCCGTGGCCCTGTGCGGGACCGACCCTGTCCGCACCGCCGACCTGGCGGAGCGGCACGGGGTCGGCCGGTGGGGCGCCTCGGTCGAGGAACTGCTCGGCGACCCCGGCGTCACCCACGTC encodes:
- a CDS encoding ABC transporter ATP-binding protein, translated to MKTSTGGRTAPAPSPAPAETAPPRRTGHLEVAGLTRDFGSGGVRDASFSVERGQLVTLLGPSGCGKTTTLRCLAGIEVPDAGRVRLGDTTMTATAEGVHLRPAKRDIGMVFQSYALWPHMSVFENVAFPLRTRGERTAAIRPRVEEMLELVGLEGMGRRQPSQLSGGQQQRVALARALVYRPGLLLLDEPLSNLDAARRDAVRRDIGRLQRELAITAVYVTHDQDEAMTLSDRILVMRDGAIVQNGTPAELLAAPRSLFVAGLLGQINVLTGVLATERTRTGPNGTERVGGVDIALADGTTRLSARLVGPAAVGENVSVVWRPGDITIDTAADDPSAPDRVNALPGTVTAVRVGSSVTEYDIDAGITTLRALGLGRATASVGSRVHVSCPVDRSISLTH
- a CDS encoding M24 family metallopeptidase codes for the protein MPFDTIVRSASTFGPMQTDWETRIDMDRLRTERLAKTRAAMAAADVDFLIELRAENARYSTGIKRLYWPTIQLGGGPLAVLAAEGDSAIWIIDPDYAAKNIPWVPDDRFHTPYQMDMTQDVNSFVDDLYHYFGSKIETARIAVDIWSPSMFDVLTRRLPNATFVNGQELMIGARQIKTADEIKALKIAYAISEAGMQAAVNILKPGVRECELVGECFRAMWDLGTETTQCSEVVNSGPGAHPYRRFHSDRIVQHGDLVNMDFGGCFSGYFGDFCRAFVCGDKPTPAQVDLLKRAHELQYEQLNALGPGVSPADICAKLGRRTLGHGIGISAFEGPHLRAQDDYELKPGMTFSVTSPPIGEEGVGGVHLEDEIVITETGIDLYSTYPYTLG